DNA from Bacillus carboniphilus:
TTTTTTCTATACACTGTCCATTATTGGACTATGGAAAGTGTAAGCTAACCACTAAATCTTGATTGAGGCATCAATGAACTCCCGAGGCCAGCCTGTCGTTACTTTCGCACTTAAAAGGGGTGGGGGGGGGGGCGCACTACTACCTCAAATCAACGCTAATTTTCGCGAGACCAAAAGTGGAGATTCAGCTTGACTAATCGTTGATATTACAGCGATTCCGTCAGCCCCTGCTGCTAACACCTCTTGAGCATTTTCGGATGTGATTCCACCAATTCCAACCATTGGAATATCAATTTCTTCCTTAAGGAGCTCGTAAAATATAGAGGGGCCTTTGACCTTCCTTGTGTCTTTTTTAGTCTTTGTTGGAAACATCGGTCCTACGCCAATGTAGTCAGCCCCTTGTTCAATAGCTCGCTTTGCTTCTACAACGTTATGAGCAGATATGCCAAGAATTTTGTCTCCTATTTTTTGGCGAACAGACCCAGCATCCTCATCTTCCTGACCAATGTGAACCCCGTCCGCATTGAGTGCAATCGCAAGTTCGACATCATCATTTACGATAAACGGAATATCGTAGCTCTTACAAATTTGTTGAAGTTTTTTTGCAAATTCGAACTTCTCTTCACCTGTAAAAGCACCGTTTCCCTTCTCCCGCAATTGAAACAAGGTGACGCCACCTTTAATGGAATCTGTCAGAACTTCTTCTGGATTCTTCATACAGTTAGTACTCCCCATAATAAAATATAGCTTCAAAAGTCTACGCATATTCTGTTGTGAAATCCTTGGCATTCGTTCACCGCCCATCGGTCATCATTGCTTTTTTCAATTGATAAGCCCAATGATTGGTTGGTCCATGCCCATTGCCAATACCTAGTTGATTTATAATCGCTGCCTCAATAAAGGACTTGGCCGTTTGTACAGCCTCTCTAATGTCATGCCCCTTTGCTAACTCAGCTGTTATCGCTGCTGCAAAAGTACAGCCAGTACCGTGCGTATGCTTCGTTTCGACTCGTTTGCTTACGAACTGAGTGTACTCTTCCCCATCATATAAAAGGTCCATTGATTCATTCTCTTCACCATGTCCACCTTTGATGATGACAAACTTAGCACCTAAATCCTTTATTTGCTTTGCGGCTTTTTTTCGATCCTCAAGATTGTCAATCTTTAAACCAGTTAATGTCTCCGCCTCTGGAATGTTTGGTGTTACAACGGTAGCCAGTGGGATTAAATAGGTGATGAGCGCACTGATTGCTTCAGTTTTCAGAAGTGGCGCACCTCCTTTAGCAATCATAACTGGGTCTACCACAAGGTTAGCAATCTCAAATTTCTGTATCTGTTCAGCCACAGCTTTTATCAATTCAGAGCTAAACAACATACCTGTTTTTACGGCATCGGTACCCATATCATCACCAATCGATTGTATTTGCTCTCTTACTGCTTCGACCGTTAGTGGGTACACACCTTGAACACCTAGTGTATTCTGTGCAGTCACTGCTGTTATGGCAGACATTCCATAAACACCTAGTTCTTGAAATGTTTTTAAGTCAGCCTGAATTCCTGCACCTCCTCCACTATCAGAGCCTGCTATGGTTAAAGCTTTAAAGACCTTCTCCATTGTTTTCACCTCTCCTATTTATATCTTTTCAATTGAAGCATTTTTTTCAACTTGTTCTGTTGTTACTTTTGATAATTGATTTATAAATTCAACTTGAAAACTAGCAGGTCCTTCGTTTGTTGTTTTCTCTGCTGCTATATTCGCCGCTACCCCATAGGTAACAAGAGCTGCTGCTCCAGCTAGCAGTACCTCCCTTTCAACTGCAATAAAAGCGCCGATTACAGAAGACAGAAGGCAACCCGTTCCTGTCACCTTGGTTAAAATACGATGTCCATTTCTTATGAGAAATGACTGTTCTCCGTTTGTGATGATATCTTCTTCCCCCGTAACGATAACGACGCCCCCCCATTTCTCTGCCGCTTTTTTCGCAAGGGCCATGATATCGCCATTTCCTTTACCTGCATCGACACCTCGAATACTCCAGTGCTCCCCTAAAAGATTGGCTATTTCTGCAGCATTTCCTCTTATAGCCGATAACCGGACCTCCTTGGCGATTTTTTTAGCAGCTTCCGTTCGAAATCTTGTAGCTCCAACTCCGACAGGATCTAATACAACCGGAACACCATTGGCGTTTGCTGATCTACCGGCTAGGATCATCGACTCGATTTTCTCTTGATTCAATGTCCCCATATTTAAAACGAGTGCATCTGCCATTCTGGCTATATCGGCTACTTCCTCCTTTGCTAGAGCCATAACGGGTGAGGCACCTAAGGCAAGCAAGCCATTTGCAGTAAAATTCATCACAACATCATTGGTTATATTATGGATAAGAGGATTGGATTGCCTAACCCGATCCAGCAAAGTAATGATATCATTCCGATTCATTTCTCGATTCCTTTCCTATTAAACTTATAATAATTTATCGCATCACAAGACCACCATCGACGAAAAGTGTCTGCCCTGTTACAAATCCACTCCAGTCAGATGCCAAAAACAAGACAGGGCCAGCTATGTCATCCGGTGACGCAATCCTTCTTAGTGGTGTTTGTGAGATAATCAGTTCTTTCAAATCTTCTTTCGTTTCACTACTTGAAGAAGTTGGATAAACTAAGCCTGGGGCTACACAATTGACTCTCACGCCAAATGGTCCAAGCTCAGTCGCTAAGTTTCGACTGTAGCCCACTAATGCGGACTTTGCTGTTGTGTACTCGTGATAAGCCACAAGAGGACGCTCTATTAAATTGGTAACAATATGAATAATACTTCCCTCACATTGCTTTTTCATAATTGGAATGACAGCGTTGTTCACAAGGTAGGCTGAGCGGAGAGCACCTTCCAATTGATCCTGGTAATCCTCCCAACTTACCTGCCATGCAAATTTTCGTTTTTCAGGATTAAATACATATGGCCTAAAGGCATTGTTTACGACAATATCAATAGTCCCTGCTTCTAGAGTAACCTCTTTTACCATGTCACAGACTGCCACTTCTGATGTAACATCTGCTTGAATAGCCCATGCATCACCGCCCAGCTCAACGCAAGAAGAGACGATGCTTTCAGCAGCTTTATGATTTTGTTTATAGTTCACAATGACCGTTGCCCCTTCTTGTGCAAACGCCTTGGCAATGGATGCACCTATTCCTCGACTAGCCCCAGTAACGAGAACGACTTTTTTTTCAAACTTTCGCATAGGACCCCCTCTTACTTTTCTTGGTTTAAACTTTCGGAAACAACACTAGATAGGTCTAGCTCATTTTCAATCAAACCTAACTTCTTATAAGCATCGGCCCCTTGTTGAAGCAATTCCACGTTAATAGTTCCTAAACCATCCACTTTTGTTTCTTCTGACATACTTGCAAGGTTTCTTAATTTTATGATTTCTAAGTTGTGTGCTTCATCCTTACCATCAATTGCATACTCCACAGCCAGTGCTGCTGCTTCCTCAGGCTGATCAATCATCCATTCAGCACTGTTTCGATACGCTTCTAAAAAGTCTGAGAGTAATTGTTTTTTAGTTTGAAACGTTTCCTCGGTCACAACGAATACATCACTCGGAATATTCAAGTAATCTTTTACTTCCATTACATTTACTTGGCCAAGTCCTTTTTCCTTGGCCGTAACGAGACCTGTATCGGTCGCTGCTGTAGCATCGACTTGACCTTGAATTAAAGGGGCGAAATTCAGCAATCCTGTTTCAACAATCTTGACATCTTTCTCTGAAAGACCAGCCTGATGTAAAAGCAAGAGTAAGTTTTGCCTCGTCCCACTGGAAAGACTATATACACCAATTGTTTTCCCTTTTAAGTCCTCTGGTTTTGTTATATTTTTTTCTTTTAAGGAAACGACATTAAACACATTTTGGGGGTAGATGTTATAAATCACTCTAAGCTTCTCCCCTTGATTTAAAGCAAAAAAGAGAGAGCCTGGATCTGTAAAAGCGATGTCTGCTTGACCAGAAAGGATATTTCTAATCGCATCGCCTCCACCAGCACCCGGAATAAATTCCAGCTTTAAACCTTTGTCCTTAAAAAACCCCTTCTCTTCATCTATCAATAAATTCGTTTGTTCCGTTATTGGCTGACTCCAGCTGGCTACACGAATCCTCTTAGCTTCTTCCTCCGTTTTAATATCAGTTTTCGCAGTGCAACCAGAAACCCATAAAAGAATAGCTATTAAAGCAGTATGTAATAGCCTTTTTTTCATTTGTTTTTCTCCTTTAAATATGGTTTTAAAAGTTTCCTCTCTATTAAACTTATGGATTGATATAGAATGGTTCCAATAAGCGTTAAAAGGATTAGTATAGAAAACATAAGCGGAGTATCCATCATTCCCTGTGAAGCAACAATAAGAGCACCTAAGCCTTTGCTCCCACCAAGGAATTCCCCAACAACAGCTCCTACTACCGCAAGCACTGTAGCCACTCGAAATCCAGCCATAATCCCCGGTAAACCAGCTGGTATCTTTAGTTTAAATAGCATTTGGAATCTAGTTGCACCTAAAACACGAAACAACTCCTGTTTCTTTGGATCGACATATTGGATGGCTGTTATTGTATTTTCTAGTAGTGGAAAGAAGCAAATTAATGCTGTAATTACGACCTTTGATGTCATTCCAAATCCGAACCATATAATGAACAATGGTGCTAACGCCACTTTCGGTACCGCTTGACTAGCAATAACATAGGGAAGTAATAATTTTCTAAGAAACGAGATCTCACCTAAGAGAATACCAGTGAGTAAGCCTAATAAGCTTCCTAGTAATAACCCTAGTAAAATTTCGGCTGTTGTTTGTAAAATATGAGGAGTATAATATCCTGATTTCATTCCGTCCCATAAAGTAACTAGAATAACAGATGGAGTTGGTAACACCAGCTCGGACATACCTTTTGCTACTAGTTCCCACACCACCACAAGGAGTGCAAACAAGGCAATGGAGTAAAACGGCATTTTATTCATTAGAAGCCCTCCCACTGATTGCCTTACGAACTTGTAAGGTATATTCGATGAAACGAGAATCATATCGAACCTCATTTTTACGAGGTTTTTCCAAATTGATCTCAAACTCAGCAAGAATGTTCCCTTTATCCATGACAGTTACGTAATCGGATAAATAAACCGCCTCATGAATATCATGGGTGATAAACAGTACCGTTTTGTTTTCCTTTTGACAGAGCTTTAAGAGATCGTCCTGGAGTTCTTCTTTTGTAATGGCATCAAGGGCTGCAAATGGTTCGTCTAAAAATAACATAGAAGGATGATGGATAAGCGCCCTTGCAATTGCTACTCTACTTTGTTGACCACCAGACAAATCTAAAGGGTATTTATCGGCGAAATGAGATAGGCCACCCATGAGATGTAACAATTCTTCTGCATATTCTCGATCTTCTTTTCTAATCTTTCTTCTAAGAGAGAGGGGTAGCAGGATATTATCCATAACTGTCTTCCATTCTAGTAACGTCGGTGACTGAAACACATACCCGATTTTAGGTGAAGGTTTTAAGATTTTTTTTTGATCTAGAAAAACACTGCCTTGTTTAGGCTGAAGAA
Protein-coding regions in this window:
- the thiE gene encoding thiamine phosphate synthase, translating into MPRISQQNMRRLLKLYFIMGSTNCMKNPEEVLTDSIKGGVTLFQLREKGNGAFTGEEKFEFAKKLQQICKSYDIPFIVNDDVELAIALNADGVHIGQEDEDAGSVRQKIGDKILGISAHNVVEAKRAIEQGADYIGVGPMFPTKTKKDTRKVKGPSIFYELLKEEIDIPMVGIGGITSENAQEVLAAGADGIAVISTISQAESPLLVSRKLALI
- the thiD gene encoding bifunctional hydroxymethylpyrimidine kinase/phosphomethylpyrimidine kinase — translated: MEKVFKALTIAGSDSGGGAGIQADLKTFQELGVYGMSAITAVTAQNTLGVQGVYPLTVEAVREQIQSIGDDMGTDAVKTGMLFSSELIKAVAEQIQKFEIANLVVDPVMIAKGGAPLLKTEAISALITYLIPLATVVTPNIPEAETLTGLKIDNLEDRKKAAKQIKDLGAKFVIIKGGHGEENESMDLLYDGEEYTQFVSKRVETKHTHGTGCTFAAAITAELAKGHDIREAVQTAKSFIEAAIINQLGIGNGHGPTNHWAYQLKKAMMTDGR
- the thiM gene encoding hydroxyethylthiazole kinase; protein product: MNRNDIITLLDRVRQSNPLIHNITNDVVMNFTANGLLALGASPVMALAKEEVADIARMADALVLNMGTLNQEKIESMILAGRSANANGVPVVLDPVGVGATRFRTEAAKKIAKEVRLSAIRGNAAEIANLLGEHWSIRGVDAGKGNGDIMALAKKAAEKWGGVVIVTGEEDIITNGEQSFLIRNGHRILTKVTGTGCLLSSVIGAFIAVEREVLLAGAAALVTYGVAANIAAEKTTNEGPASFQVEFINQLSKVTTEQVEKNASIEKI
- a CDS encoding SDR family oxidoreductase; translated protein: MRKFEKKVVLVTGASRGIGASIAKAFAQEGATVIVNYKQNHKAAESIVSSCVELGGDAWAIQADVTSEVAVCDMVKEVTLEAGTIDIVVNNAFRPYVFNPEKRKFAWQVSWEDYQDQLEGALRSAYLVNNAVIPIMKKQCEGSIIHIVTNLIERPLVAYHEYTTAKSALVGYSRNLATELGPFGVRVNCVAPGLVYPTSSSSETKEDLKELIISQTPLRRIASPDDIAGPVLFLASDWSGFVTGQTLFVDGGLVMR
- a CDS encoding ABC transporter substrate-binding protein — encoded protein: MKKRLLHTALIAILLWVSGCTAKTDIKTEEEAKRIRVASWSQPITEQTNLLIDEEKGFFKDKGLKLEFIPGAGGGDAIRNILSGQADIAFTDPGSLFFALNQGEKLRVIYNIYPQNVFNVVSLKEKNITKPEDLKGKTIGVYSLSSGTRQNLLLLLHQAGLSEKDVKIVETGLLNFAPLIQGQVDATAATDTGLVTAKEKGLGQVNVMEVKDYLNIPSDVFVVTEETFQTKKQLLSDFLEAYRNSAEWMIDQPEEAAALAVEYAIDGKDEAHNLEIIKLRNLASMSEETKVDGLGTINVELLQQGADAYKKLGLIENELDLSSVVSESLNQEK
- a CDS encoding ABC transporter permease, translating into MNKMPFYSIALFALLVVVWELVAKGMSELVLPTPSVILVTLWDGMKSGYYTPHILQTTAEILLGLLLGSLLGLLTGILLGEISFLRKLLLPYVIASQAVPKVALAPLFIIWFGFGMTSKVVITALICFFPLLENTITAIQYVDPKKQELFRVLGATRFQMLFKLKIPAGLPGIMAGFRVATVLAVVGAVVGEFLGGSKGLGALIVASQGMMDTPLMFSILILLTLIGTILYQSISLIERKLLKPYLKEKNK
- a CDS encoding ABC transporter ATP-binding protein — translated: MSFLELKDVSYGYDSNEQVVEGMNWKLEKGQFYSLLGKSGCGKTTLLKLASGLLQPKQGSVFLDQKKILKPSPKIGYVFQSPTLLEWKTVMDNILLPLSLRRKIRKEDREYAEELLHLMGGLSHFADKYPLDLSGGQQSRVAIARALIHHPSMLFLDEPFAALDAITKEELQDDLLKLCQKENKTVLFITHDIHEAVYLSDYVTVMDKGNILAEFEINLEKPRKNEVRYDSRFIEYTLQVRKAISGRASNE